In Hippocampus zosterae strain Florida chromosome 3, ASM2543408v3, whole genome shotgun sequence, a genomic segment contains:
- the LOC127597596 gene encoding uncharacterized protein LOC127597596, producing the protein MYAVVLIGVVLRGSFAMPPADKDACNLYGAVGQTMELPFVYSRLANTDVLRWTHNGTIIFNREQTRVSVGKPEDVSKTGSLLLKNLKLSSGGWYQATVRHPNRTLVTMWTGRLCAMDKVSQPRLGYICDLKTGFVNLSCHVANPHESLFSWTVDDVNLLGATKQTLNVSLDREKSFACRVRNRFSTERSDAVRPACKTPSATAATPSTLLCFTPKTIIAALAGVAALFLALLVVIAASCHRCGRKKTRKRVLGKGDLGMVSVRQPRSELNSPEYETMSPAEVPTSAFPEPLPRTRQSSENLVQMEQAAAKDPSPVPKPRTKNPQTPNM; encoded by the coding sequence ATGTACGCCGTCGTGCTCATCGGGGTCGTACTGCGCGGGTCCTTCGCGATGCCTCCCGCCGACAAGGACGCATGCAACTTGTACGGCGCGGTCGGACAAACGATGGAGCTTCCGTTTGTTTACAGCCGTCTGGCCAACACGGACGTGCTGAGGTGGACTCACAACGGCACCATCATTTTCAACCGCGAGCAAACCAGGGTGTCCGTCGGGAAGCCGGAGGACGTCTCCAAGACCGGCTCGCTTCTGCTGAAGAACCTGAAGCTCTccagcggtggctggtaccaAGCCACTGTGCGGCATCCCAACCGGACCCTGGTGACAATGTGGACCGGCCGTCTCTGCGCCATGGACAAGGTGTCCCAACCGCGGCTCGGTTACATCTGCGACCTGAAAACCGGGTTTGTCAATCTAAGCTGTCACGTAGCCAATCCCCACGAGTCGTTATTCTCATGGACGGTCGACGATGTCAACTTGTTGGGGGCGACTAAGCAGACTTTGAACGTATCACTGGACAGGGAGAAGAGTTTTGCTTGTCGGGTAAGGAACAGATTCAGCACGGAAAGGAGTGATGCTGTTCGTCCGGCATGTAAGACTCCGTCTGCGACCGCGGCGACACCATCAACTCTGCTTTGTTTCACACCGAAAACGATCATCGCCGCACTGGCGGGAGTAGCGGCTCTGTTCCTTGCCCTGCTCGTCGTCATCGCCGCGTCGTGTCACCGATGCGGACGAAAGAAAACCCGTAAGCGCGTTTTGGGAAAAGGGGATTTGGGAATGGTTTCAGTAAGACAGCCGAGATCTGAGCTCAACAGCCCAGAGTACGAAACCATGAGCCCCGCAGAGGTTCCCACATCTGCGTTTCCAGAACCTTTACCCAGAACTCGTCAGTCTAGCGAAAACCTTGTCCAGATGGAACAAGCTGCTGCTAAAGACCCTTCACCGGTTCCAAAGCCCAGGACCAAGAACCCCCAGACACCAAACATgtga